A segment of the Trifolium pratense cultivar HEN17-A07 linkage group LG7, ARS_RC_1.1, whole genome shotgun sequence genome:
AAGCTACTTTTAGTTACAGTCGATCAAATCCTGGCTATAGAATAAAAAATCGTGGGTATAGGACTGAAAATTATTTTAGGCTCACCACAAACTCACTCTCGCGAAGCAATGTTCCCTCTATCTCATTTGGTGTCACCACCAGCATTAGGGTGTCCCCTATCACTCGTGTGTTGTGAGCACCACCCTCAACCTCTGTATCGTCCCTCTTCCATATCTACGCATTGAGTATTCTTTGCCACTGTCTTTGTGAACTCACTACCGCAATACCTTGCCATTTTAATTGTTGAACCCtataaaattaggtttttctaTTTTGTAAATATTCCTACAATCTGAAAATTGTTGGTCTATTTTGAGCTATGTTATTTTCATCTTAAGCCTGTATTTGTTTCGTTGTGtttgatatataattattttaatccTGGAACCCTATATTTGATTACGTTGTATTTGCACCCTCATCAGTTTGAAAAAATCAAGGTAGGATTATGAGTTTTTCAGTGGTTCACaccataatataaaaaataaaataaaaaaggcatTTTTCGATGTTTTGCAAGTTGGTTAGTTTTTGGTGTTTGATTTACACCCTCGGTGGTGGTTGGTATGTGTAATGAATTTTTCAAACAAATGTGATTGGAAGATTATATGGTAGCATGTAGTCATGATTTGCAATTGCTTTGGTGCCTTGAATTGGTGCAAAGGTAGGGTTAAACCTGTTGAACAACCACATGAATGAACAAGgtacaaaaaatgaatatggCTGTAATTTTACATTTTGGTTGAATTGTTTATTGTGGCTGTAGGAAAGGAAGGGTGGCAGGGGACGAATCTGAAATTAGAATCGTACAAAGAGGAGTTCAAAGGGAATCAGATAAAAATTAAGGTCAATGAGAAATTGTCCCTATTTTGTTAGCAACATTGTTGAGGTAGGTTACTATTGGTTGTTTTGCATTTCAGTTGAGTAGTGATTAAATGTCAGTGAAGTTGTCTATTGTTTAATGCGATTTTAGACTTTATTGAGAAATCTTAGACTTGTGTATTATGAATGAATCTTCTGTAATCCATGACAACAGGTTTTGATGGTTTTTCTTGTTTGTCCCTAATTTTCAACATGATTGTAatgaaaatgaatataaaagatGAAGCTTAGGGAGATGGAGCGAATATTGAtcttattaaattaatttattcatCTATTGGTATATgatactattttattatatgCTTGTATATTTAACTAGAGTACCTTTCAGGCCTTAAACCCTGACCTGTGTGTACAGAGACTGCATTTGAGGTTTATACTTTGTAATAGAAACCAAACTCCACCTTACCATTTTGTCAGATTCAAGACATACACTTCCAATATACATGTAAACATTGGCTGGTTAAAGTGTGGAACAAAGTGGGTCTTCTGCTGCAACAAGATGTTCgtaattttcttaattaaatgTTTACGTACTATTCATCTAATATTGGCCTTTGTTAGTTCTTACTGATCTGCTCTACATTAATGTGGAAGAGTATAAGGTATGGCCATGAGTATAAGAATTTAGTTATGTGTTATATAATTATAGCTCCTGATCTGATGCTTAATGTATAAATGCACATCAGAGTATAAGGTATGAATGAACATGAGTTGCAGTTTAGTGTGAAATAGGCATATATTAAGTATGGATTATTGAGGGGGAGCAGAAATATTTTGAGGGTGGTGGGGATATTGTTGAGTTAACTTGTGTATTCACCTACAAAATGTTACTAATCTCTGATTATTAATGCTTCTATCAATTATATGCTATAGATTATGTCTTTTACATAGGATTCTCAGTTCTATGGTGTTTGATTTTCTATTCAATCACTCATTTTGATACCCAAGTTTAgctcttttatttttgttctttattgGTGGGTTTTAAAATTTGTTACTTGTTGTGGATTCTCTAGAAGAGAAAGCCATCAAAGAAATTGTCGGCATGAAGTTTTTGTATCTAAGTGATAGCCTGTTAATCATGTAAGGCTTATTTATGTCAGACTTATTACTTGGTTTTGGACACACTTATAGATTGTTGCACTATATTATATGCTCAATTGAGTAGTTAATAACTCTTTATGTTAGATGAAACAATGGCTTATGAGTTTTGTTTTGGAAAATTCTGTTTTTTAAAGTTACACTTCAAAACAAGTTAAAATTTATGTGAGATTCAATATTGTGGGATCCTTATGTAACTCACTCTGATTGAAGATACTGGGTATCATATTCTTTTTAATATCACTGTGAATGCAGAAAAAGGTCACAACATTCATTTGTAGCTTGCTTAAATATGACACCATTGAGAAATGGTTCTAGATAGAAGGATCCTATTAATGATTGATCAACAACTTGAGAGAAACTCAAGACAACTACGAGACTTTTTGGAAGGAACGTGATGATAGTCACTAGGGATAAGAAACAACCTGGTGAGCTTTACAGTTTTACATAAATGTTCGATATTTTGGACAGACCATGGcaacaaaatatatactttgGATTTTTAGGTACAAAAGCTAACAATGATAATTTTGAAACTTAGCTGCATTGCTACTACATGCGAAAGAAATTGGAGCATATTTGATCaagaaattaatataaaaattttcaaTTATATGAGATCCCTCTTTGGTTTGATCAATTAAAGGGCGTCCCAGCTGTATTCAACAGGCGGCACAATGACCCAGATCGTTTTGTGTTTTTCCGGCTTCTTTGAATAAATCTAAAAGGATCGCTGTTGAATTTTTGGAAGTCATTTGGTTCCTATCgaatttttcttatttacttGTCCACATGTCAACCGGCTTGATTTTGTATTCTCTTTTTCTAATTCTTTGTTCTTTTTACGTTTTATGGTTTCTAAAACCTATCAACCTGCAGCTCTCATGAATATCCAGATTGCATGTGGAATGGTTCAGAAGGTATCTGGGAAGGTGGGTGAATCATGATATTGTAGATTTAAGCGTTTATCAATTTTCTAGTTTCTCATAAAACATATTCCTTTCAGAATATTCTAACTTCCTGGTTAATCAAATGGAAAGCTTGTTAGCAAATGAGTTCTCCAAAGTTCAGACATTAACGAAGATGCAAGAGAGGAAGATTAGAAcctaattttgttttcaagttTGTACCAATTTTATTCTGCTCTAAGTTATTAGGTGCAGTTTCAATCTTGAGAGATTTGGGTAGGTGATATTGTAATGGTGTTTTAATGTACTTTGTTAGATTGAGATGTTTGTAAGACTTATTagaattttaatataataattttttataattataggtgtataccaaaaaaaaaaaaagttgccaAACCTATATACCCACAGATAAATGTGCAGGTAAAGCAAATCAATAGGCCTGAAACGTCCTTAGTTATAGGCTATTGGGACCGAAAGTTTCTGTGGGTATATCAAATTGAAGTCCACGGAACATAACGTCTGTcggtatagttttttttacctATACCCACAATtatttgaaagaaagaaaaaaaaaattaaagcagTACACTCACATCGTTCGCTATGTCTCCACATATCACTTCACAATCTGAATTGAAAGACTTCGATACTTCAACTACAGCATGAAATTCACATCTTTCCTTTTTCTGttaacagaaaaataaataaattagaataatgtattataaatataaataaataaataaattttacctTTCCGAGTCTCCTATAGCGCATATCATCCATTTCAAGGAACAGGTATTTTGGTCTGAAGCGTTCAGCTAAGTAAGTCGCCTCTCGTATCGAGGTctacataaatacaaaaaagaattctgtaaataaaataattatatcattACCATATCATGTATGAACTAGCTAATTAGCTCTAAATTAATAGCAGAATCAACTTATTTTTACATGTTATAGGTACTGATTTTAAAACTGCAGGTTCTAAACATGTTTTGTTGCTTGTTGGAAAATCCCAGTTCTGAGACATTTAAGTATCACATTTCAAGAATCAAAGACTATATCTAGCTAGCTGAGGATGGAACCAAAATGCAGGTTCTCTGTCCAAATAtgttcataataaataaatatatattctttCATGCAATAAttgttgtaaaaaataaatttaaacaataaataagaaaatttaccTCATGTTTATGGGTAACTGGCAATAAAAAGACACTGCAAAGTCCTCCTCCGTCCTCTTTCTTACATGTCAGCACATGAGCAGCAATGTTCACATTTTTCAATTCTTGACAAAAAAGTTTTGTCTGCGAACATTCTTCTTGTGCCAATGATGCTGAAATAGACACAGAATAATCAAAATTAATGAGTGTATGAATATCAAAGTCAAGAATAAAATGGAAGCTTAATTTAGTAAGTGAAGTAATTATTTATACCTGAGCCAACAAGGGATCTAGATGCCCCCAAATAGCTATACATGTTAGCTGCTCCCGATACCACCCGATTCTTCAAATTCATAGCAAACATTTTAACCTGCACAacgagaaaaaaaatgaaagaacatgaggaaaaatgaaaaaaaagttttaccATACTTATTGGGCTGTTATAGGGGAAGACATTATAAATGTTTTACCAACACAGAAATCGGAGAAGAGAATGCTGCAATCTAACGCGAAAGAAGAGGAATCAGCGATATTGTCTGAGAAAGAGAGGCAGGGATCTGCAGAAACAAAAAAGCAATTAGAAACCAATGGTtcaaaagtaattaaaaaaagggaaaaaaaggaTTACATTAATCTCAAATACTCTCGTATACACAGAATCTAATAACCGACAAAAATGTTAGAGTCAATGACTAAGATGCCATCAGTTTATTCACAGACAGATTAAACATCATTCCTCGCCGTATTATGAAAGCAAAAGATAAACAATTCCACCGCAACTGATccatgtcaaaaaaaaaatggacagtACAGCCCTCCGGTGCAGGCCAGCCTTCTTGCTCAACTAGCCGCTATGAAACTGCAGTCTCAGGAAGAAACTCAAAGCACTGATAATGCAAATTCTACAGGTATGCAGCAAGCAAGTTACGACGACCCTAACATACATCGCCCAAGTGAGGCAAGGGCCCCTCAACATAATCTCAGAATGACTAGAGGTCAATCTAGTGTGGCCATGCAAATTGAGGATGTTTATGGGAATGCTACAGTGACTGAATCTGATCAAGCATCAAAAAGACAAAAGCTAGAGAGCCTGACCAATCGAAACAGTTGCACTTCTATGGTTGAACAAGTTATGGCAGGACCTGCTAAGCAGGCCAGCCAAGTGCTATGAAGTTCCTTTGTTGGAACTGTCAAGGGATTGGGTATCCCAAGACAGTGCGAGCTTTGAAAAGGCTCATCATCACCTCTACCAACCCAGACATGGTCTTCCTTATGGAGACTAAACAGAGTAGTTcgtcttttaattttttgcaaAACTGTGGTGATTTGAATATGTCTAAGATCATTGATTGCTCCACCGATGGTGGAGGCAAATCATGTGGTCTAGCTTTGCTGTGGAATTCTTTTAATACTGATGTGATAACAAATGAACATGATTTCAACTATATTGATATGAATATCTTTTTTGTGATAATTCTGAAAATTGGAGGGCTACAGGTATTTGTGGTTATCCGAAACATCATTAAAAGCACAAGCCTTGTAGCCTTATCTCTAATTTGCATTCTAACAAGTACACTAATCCGAATTGGATAATTTTTGGTGATTTTAACATGGTCCTTAGTGGGGAGGAAAAGTATGGGGGAAATGGTTTAGACCCCAACATTACTTCCCTTTTTAGGGACACTATTAATCACTGTCAGTTGCAGAATATTGGTTTTAAAGGTGATATTTTTACATGGTCAAACAAACAGCACGATAGTGACCACATAAAGGCAGGCTAGTCTGGATTGTTTTTTGGCTACTAGTGAGTGGACTGAGAAATTCCCTCATTACTCAAATTCTCATCTATTGAGGTACTGCTCTGACCATTGCCCATTACTGCTAGAGTTTTCAACTAACATTCCTTGCAGGAACCATCACTATCAGCAAAAGAAATTTGAGCAGATGTGGCTAAGGGATGCAGATCATTTAAATATTGTCAAAGAAACTTGGCATAATAGCGCTGGAAACGATCTTAATCAGAGACTTCATACCACCCTCAACAACCTTCATCAGTGGGGGAAACAGGGTTTTGGCAtcatcccaaaaaaaaataaaaaggccGGCAGGAGTTAACTGATCTAATTAAAGAGAGTGGTGGTAATAATACTATAATCTCTTCAAGCAAAAGGAGAAAGAGCAGGATGATCTTATGGAGAGCGAGGAATTATGGTGGAACCAAAGGTCGAGAGCTATGTGGCTTCAGCATGGGGATAAAAACACTAAGTtttttcacacaaaaaaaaaacaattagaaACCAATGGTTctaaagtaaaagaaaaaaaaaggattgCATTAATCTCAAATACACTTATTTGCTGATGACAGACTTCTCTTTGGCAGAGCAAACACTGATGAGACAACGGTGATAATAGAAACTATATCTACCTACCAAGAGGCTTCAGGCCAGAAAGTTAATGTGGAATAATCTGAGCTCATGTTAAGCAAAAAAGGGCCCTCAAACCTTAAACAAACTATAAACCAGAATCTGGAAAAACTTTAGAAAGCAAAAATGATGTAAGGAAAAACAACAATCTGTAATTGGTCGCGGAACTCTAATCAAAGCGGTTGCTCAGGCCATTCCCACCTATGCTATGAGTTGTTTCCTCTTTCCGAAAGGCTTTTGTGATTGTTTAGAAAGCATGATTTGTAAGTTTTGGTGGGAAAGCAACGCGGAAAGGAAAAAGATCCGCTGGGTCAATTGGAATCACATttgtgataataataataataataagaagaatGGTGGCCTAGGTTTTAGAGATTTAAGAGCTTTTAATGAAGCTCTCCTTGCAAAGCAATGCTGGAGAATTCTAAGACTGCATCTGCATGCATctcaaaaaatgtaaaaataagaGAATTacatttatcatatatatatatatatatatatatatatatatatatatatatatatatatatatatatatatatatatatatatatatatatatatatatatatatatatatatatatatatatatatatatagcatgcAAAATAAGTAAGAAACAACAAATTAGTCAAAAAACAATATGTAAGTACAAAGCAACATAAGAAAATAGACCATACCTCAGCAACACAGAAATCAGAGAAGAGAATGTTGCAATCAGAGAAGAGAATGCTGCAATCTAACGtgaaagaagagaaagggaGGCAGGGATCTGcagaaacaaaaaaacaattagaAACAGATGGTTctaaagtaagaaaaaaaaaaggattacaTTAATCTCACATACTCTCGTATACACAGAATCTAATCTAATAACCGAAAAAATGTTAGAGTCGATGACTAAGATGCCATCAGTTTCTTCATAGAGACAGATTAAACATCATTCCTCGCCGTATTATGAAAGCAAAAGATAGATAAAACCCTACTCAAAACCATAATCAAACTCTACTCAAAATCATCATAAGCAAACTACCAACAAATTAACAACAGAAGAATCCAGAAACTGAAgacaaaaatcaattaacaatttatatatataaaaccttACTCAAAATGTAGATAGATAAAACCCTACTCAAACCCCCTACTCAAAACCATAATCAAACCCTACTCGAAATCATCATAAGCAAACTATCAACAAATTAACAACAGAAGAATCCAGAAATTGAagacaaaaatcaattaaaaattacaagacaaggggggagagagagagagagagatgagagAGCTGTGAAACCTGCGTCGCGAAAGTGTGATTTGCAAAACCGCGAGAAGATGAACCCTT
Coding sequences within it:
- the LOC123899101 gene encoding uncharacterized protein LOC123899101 — its product is MFAMNLKNRVVSGAANMYSYLGASRSLVGSASLAQEECSQTKLFCQELKNVNIAAHVLTCKKEDGGGLCSVFLLPVTHKHETSIREATYLAERFRPKYLFLEMDDMRYRRLGKKKERCEFHAVVEVSKSFNSDCEVICGDIANDDMMLVQRKLYMERLKKFPFSNPSYQYQRACQTVVGNVRDIYLFNRLWKQAQEKGTLFAMVGVNHIFEIVHMWHLKKLGNMAATAKYTELVEFCKAAGADKGSHFTEVLASYPNISDNLRPFSKKYAKDYVKICES